TGGTAAAATCTCCTAAAAACGGTGCTTATATCTTTAAAGAAGAAATTGTAAACGCTGAACACGTTAAAGATTTTTTTGAAAGGAAATAATTAATAAATTGAGAAAAGAAGTAAATATT
The Bacteroidales bacterium DNA segment above includes these coding regions:
- a CDS encoding DUF4295 domain-containing protein, which gives rise to MAKKVVATLKTGKGNEYAKVIKMVKSPKNGAYIFKEEIVNAEHVKDFFERK